In Amycolatopsis sp. FBCC-B4732, the genomic stretch CGCGGGAGCTCCGCCGGTGGTGAGGAACCGGGCCCGGTCGGTGATCGCGCGGAAGAGGTCGGTCAGCTCCGCTTTGGACTCCGCGACGACGTCGAACGAGGCGACGATCGTCTGCGCCGGCGGGTTCCGCAGGATGGCGGCCTGATTCCGGCCGTGGAACGGAACGGGCGCCGCGCTGTCGATGACGGCGGAGGACGCGCCGAGCCCGGCCCCGGCGGCGACGGTCAGGCCCGCGCCCACGGCGGCGCGACGCAGGAAGGAACGGCGCGGCAGGCCGGTCACGAGACCCTCCTCGGCTCGGCGATCGCGGCGATCGGGGCCAGCAGCTCGGTCAGCTCGCCGACGTCGGCGTTAAGCTTTTGGCGCTGCGGCTGGGAAAGCCGCGCCAGTGGGGTCCAGTTGCCGTCCGGGTGGTGCGCGGCGTCCAAAGCGGACTGCGTGCGCGTCAGCCAGCTGTCCACCTTGGACAGCTCCGGGTAGCGCGGGGCCAGCAGCGGGCGGAGGACGTCGAGCACCGCGCGCGTGCCGTCGAGGTTCGCGCGGGCCGTGGCCAGGGTGGTGCCGCTGCCGTAGTCGGTGCGGCCGGTGAGTTCGAACTGCAGCGTGTTCTCCATGATCTCGTGCGCGCGCAGCCCGAGGTCGTTGCCGTCGACCTGGCTGTCGCCGAAGGACGTCCGCAGCGCGTGGGCGTCGGTGTCGAGCCGGTCGGCGACGGCAGCGAGCGCGCCGAGGTCTTCGCCGTGCCAAAGGCCCTGCTCCAGGCGGTGGAAGCCGGTGAACCCGGGGTCGGCCGGGCCGGCGGGCAGGCCGTCGGCGGTGCCGTTGAGGGCGCCGTCGGAGTCGCCGAACGCGTCGTAGGCGGCGCCGAGGCGTTCGTAGGTCAGGTGCGCGGTCAGCCAGGCGGCCTCGCTCGCCGCGCGGTCGCCGCCGTGGACGGCGTCCTTCAGCGCGCCGGTGTTCGCGACCAGCTCGCCGAGCCCGGTCGTGACGTGCTGCTGGTAGGCCTTGAGCGGGCCGAGCAGGTCGTTGTGCGTCACCGGCGCGACGCCCGGCCCGGTCCGGTCGGCCCCGCCGCTGACCCGCACGGCCGGCCCGACGATCGCGCTCGAGTCCTCGGGCAGGCAGCGGAACGCGTAGCTGCCGTTGCCGAGGTTGACCTGCAGCGGCCGGGTGGTGTCCGGACCGAGGCCCTCGACCTCGCCGTAGATCACGCCGGTCGCCGGGTCGATCAGGTCGATTTCGGCGGTCACCGAGCCGGTGTTGTGCAGCCGGAACGTCTGCGGCCCGGGCTTCGGCTCCGACCAGCCGGTGCCGCACGCCGAGCGCGAAACCGCGATCTCCGGATCCCCGGCGGCTGTGCTGCCGGGCCACCACACCACGGCAGCACCCGCCACGACGGCGAGCACGACCGCCGCCACGATCCAGCGAGCACGTACTGACCCCGGCACGCGCACTCTCCCGTCACTCGATCGGACCATCACCGGTCACGGATTATGCGAGCCTAACGCCCGCGAAACCGCATCGGATGGCGTCGATCGGAGGGAATTCACCCGGACTTCAGCCGGCCGCCCACGAAAGGGGGAGGATTCAGACTTTTCCGTGTGCCAGATCTGTCGTGTTCAGGAGGTTCGACCGATTGGCCGGGATCACGGAAGGGGGACGCCGGTTTCCAGCAGCGTCTTCAGGCTGGACAGCAGCGCGGGCCAGCCCTGGCTGCACATCGCCAGCGTCGTGCTGTCGTCGTCGAAGCCGTCGTGCAGCACGGTCAGCTTCACCAGTTCGCCCTGCGGTTCGAGGGTGAACGTGACCTTGGTGCGGCTTTCACCCTGCAGTTTCGCGAGCGTTTCCGCGTCGATTCCGTTACCGTTCGCCCATTCCGCAGTGAAGGTGTGCCACGTGTAGGAAAGCCGGCGGAACGGATCCGATTCGAGGACGACCTGGTCCGGGTGTTCCGTTTTCGCGCCGCTTTCGCGCCAGATCATCGGCGAACCCTTTTTCCAGTCGGTTTCGAAGGAAACGCCCCAGTACTGGCGGGTGAAGGCCGGGTCGGTAAGCGCTTGCCAGAGCTTCTCCGGCGTCGTGTTGATGTAGGTCGTGTACGCGAATTCGTTCATCGGTCCGGACTCCAGCGCTCGTTTCAGGTCGGCCAGCGCGCCGGCCCGCCTGTGGTCGTAGCGGGTCATCCAGCGGTCGGCGATCGCGTTGATCGGGGCGGCGTCGAGGTGGTGCAGCTTTTCCCGGCCGCGCCAGGTCGTCGTGACCAGCCCGGCCGCCTCGAGCACGGCCAGGTGCTTGCTCACCGACTGGCGGGCCATCGCCAGTACCGCGCAGAGTTCGCGCAGGGTCTGGCCGTTGCGCTCGTTGAGCGCGTCCAGCAGCCGGCGGCGGCTGGGGTCGGCCAGTGCCTTGAAGACCTCGTCCATCGCGCTCGCTTCCGCGGTGTCCCGGCAAACGTGCAGCCGGTTGGGTGCCTTTCCGACGATAGGCAGCCAACCGGCTGCCTGTCAACCGGGGACTACCGGAAGCGGATCGCCGTGATGCCGGCGAGGACGAAGAACACGAGGACGACCAGCGTGCCGGTCTGGCCGCCGGA encodes the following:
- a CDS encoding EfeM/EfeO family lipoprotein yields the protein MPGSVRARWIVAAVVLAVVAGAAVVWWPGSTAAGDPEIAVSRSACGTGWSEPKPGPQTFRLHNTGSVTAEIDLIDPATGVIYGEVEGLGPDTTRPLQVNLGNGSYAFRCLPEDSSAIVGPAVRVSGGADRTGPGVAPVTHNDLLGPLKAYQQHVTTGLGELVANTGALKDAVHGGDRAASEAAWLTAHLTYERLGAAYDAFGDSDGALNGTADGLPAGPADPGFTGFHRLEQGLWHGEDLGALAAVADRLDTDAHALRTSFGDSQVDGNDLGLRAHEIMENTLQFELTGRTDYGSGTTLATARANLDGTRAVLDVLRPLLAPRYPELSKVDSWLTRTQSALDAAHHPDGNWTPLARLSQPQRQKLNADVGELTELLAPIAAIAEPRRVS
- a CDS encoding metalloregulator ArsR/SmtB family transcription factor, producing MDEVFKALADPSRRRLLDALNERNGQTLRELCAVLAMARQSVSKHLAVLEAAGLVTTTWRGREKLHHLDAAPINAIADRWMTRYDHRRAGALADLKRALESGPMNEFAYTTYINTTPEKLWQALTDPAFTRQYWGVSFETDWKKGSPMIWRESGAKTEHPDQVVLESDPFRRLSYTWHTFTAEWANGNGIDAETLAKLQGESRTKVTFTLEPQGELVKLTVLHDGFDDDSTTLAMCSQGWPALLSSLKTLLETGVPLP